From a region of the Salminus brasiliensis chromosome 4, fSalBra1.hap2, whole genome shotgun sequence genome:
- the LOC140554709 gene encoding zinc finger matrin-type protein 4 isoform X2, whose product MKSAGVGDGGLFTESYCNICNAQLISESQRVAHYESKKHANKVRLFYMLHPEDGGPPSKRLRPDNPDSAENEVDRNKCCTLCNMFFTSAIVAQSHYQGKTHAKRVRLVLGEQPSLTTPTDSTPTTPQPTDPPPPPPPSWPTMGNNGEAGKYCCLCGAWFNNPLMAQQHYEGKKHKRNAARARLLEQLAGSLDATESTGLRSSYSCSMCNVVLNSIEQYHAHLQGSKHQNNLKQHQQ is encoded by the exons ATGAAGTCTGCAGGGGTTGGAGATGGAGGACTCTTCACAGAGAGCTACTGCAACATCTGCAATGCCCAGCTCATCTCTGAGTCACAACGCGTTGCACATTATGAG AGCAAGAAACATGCCAACAAAGTGCGCCTGTTCTACATGCTCCACCCAGAAGATGGTGGCCCACCCTCTAAAAGACTGAGACCAGACAACCCG GACAGTGCAGAGAATGAAGTGGACAGGAACAAATGCTGCACGCTCTGCAATATGTTCTTCACATCTGCCATCGTGGCTCAGTCACACTACCAGGGCAAAACACACGCTAAGAGAGTACGCCTGGTGCTCGGAGAGCAGCCCAGCTTAACCACCCCCACAG ACTCGACCCCAACAACCCCTCAGCCTACAGATCCTcccccaccacctccacccTCATGGCCCACAATGGGCAACAATGGAGAAGCAGGCAAGTATTGCTGCTTGTGCGGCGCCTGGTTCAACAACCCTCTGATGGCACAGCAGCACTATGAGGGCAAGAAGCACAAGAGAAACGCAGCACGGGCAAGGCTACTGGAGCAGCTGGCAGGCAGTCTGGATGCCACAGAGAGCACAG gACTGCGCAGTAGTTACTCGTGCAGCATGTGTAACGTGGTGCTGAACTCCATCGAGCAGTACCATGCACACCTCCAGGGCTCCAAGCACCAAAACAA
- the LOC140554709 gene encoding zinc finger matrin-type protein 4 isoform X1, which translates to MKSAGVGDGGLFTESYCNICNAQLISESQRVAHYESKKHANKVRLFYMLHPEDGGPPSKRLRPDNPALALEDIDKAWTTGCGRPADSAENEVDRNKCCTLCNMFFTSAIVAQSHYQGKTHAKRVRLVLGEQPSLTTPTDSTPTTPQPTDPPPPPPPSWPTMGNNGEAGKYCCLCGAWFNNPLMAQQHYEGKKHKRNAARARLLEQLAGSLDATESTGLRSSYSCSMCNVVLNSIEQYHAHLQGSKHQNNLKQHQQ; encoded by the exons ATGAAGTCTGCAGGGGTTGGAGATGGAGGACTCTTCACAGAGAGCTACTGCAACATCTGCAATGCCCAGCTCATCTCTGAGTCACAACGCGTTGCACATTATGAG AGCAAGAAACATGCCAACAAAGTGCGCCTGTTCTACATGCTCCACCCAGAAGATGGTGGCCCACCCTCTAAAAGACTGAGACCAGACAACCCG GCCTTAGCTCTGGAGGACATTGATAAAGCTTGGACTACAGGCTGTGGTAGACCAGCA GACAGTGCAGAGAATGAAGTGGACAGGAACAAATGCTGCACGCTCTGCAATATGTTCTTCACATCTGCCATCGTGGCTCAGTCACACTACCAGGGCAAAACACACGCTAAGAGAGTACGCCTGGTGCTCGGAGAGCAGCCCAGCTTAACCACCCCCACAG ACTCGACCCCAACAACCCCTCAGCCTACAGATCCTcccccaccacctccacccTCATGGCCCACAATGGGCAACAATGGAGAAGCAGGCAAGTATTGCTGCTTGTGCGGCGCCTGGTTCAACAACCCTCTGATGGCACAGCAGCACTATGAGGGCAAGAAGCACAAGAGAAACGCAGCACGGGCAAGGCTACTGGAGCAGCTGGCAGGCAGTCTGGATGCCACAGAGAGCACAG gACTGCGCAGTAGTTACTCGTGCAGCATGTGTAACGTGGTGCTGAACTCCATCGAGCAGTACCATGCACACCTCCAGGGCTCCAAGCACCAAAACAA